GGTGTAGCGGTCCGGCTCGAACACGCCGCGGCCGGGCTTCACGAGGTTGTGCATCGACGCGAAGAAGTCGTCGGTGCAGGAGATGGCCTCGCCGCCGAGCGTGCCGGCCGCGAGATCGATGAGCCCGCCGAAGCGAGCGCCTTCTTCAGGTCGGCTCACGCCGTGCCTCCACTGGATGTGCGATGAAGCTGCGGCCGCCCGTGCGGCCCGATCACGTTCTGCCCGTCGTAGACCACGCGCCCGCGCAGCCACGTGCGCTCGACGCGCCCGCTCAGCGTGCGCCCGAGGTAGGGCGAGACGCGGTGCTTGAAGCGGAGCGAGTCCGCCGTCACCTCGCGGTCGGCCTCCGGGTCCCACGCCACGAGGTCGGCGTCCATGCCCGGCGCGACGCGCCCCTTGCGGTCCGACACCCCGGCGAAGCGGGCTGGGCGCGCCGACAGCCACTCGGCGATCTGCGTGATCGTCGCGCCCCTCGCGCGCGCCTCCGTCCAGACGCTCGAGAGCCCGAGCGAGAGCGAGGCGACGCCGCCCCACGCCTCGAGGAAGTCGCCCTTCTCGGGGACCTTCAGGTGCGGCGTGCAGGGAGAGTGGTCGCTCACCACGAAGTCGATCGTACCGTCGAGCAGGCCCTGCCAGAGCCGCGCGCGGTTCGCCTCCTCGCGGATCGGCGGCGCGCACTTGAACTCGGTCGCGCCGTCCGGGACGTCCTCGGCGCGCAGGCAGAGGTAGTGCGGACAGGTCTCCACCGTGAGCGGCAGCCCCTCGCTCTTGGCCGCCGCGATCATCGGCAGCGCGCTCGCGCTCGACAGGTGCACCACGTGCACGGGGCAGCGCGTCTCGCGGCAGAGCGCGATGAGCATCGCGATGGCGGCGTCCTCCCACGCGGCGGGCCGGGCCCCGAGCCAGGCGTCGTACTTGCGCGGGTCGACGCCGGCCGCGGTCGGGTCCGCCTCCAGCTCGAGCTCCGCGTGCGCCAGCAGCGGGATCGCCGCGTCCTTCATGCGCGGCATCGCCTCGCGCAGCGTCGCCTCGTCCGCCTTGGGGAAGTCGTCGATGCCGGAGTGGCAGAGGAACGCCTTGGCGCCCAGCGCGCCGTCCTTCGCGAGCTTCGTCAGCTCCTCGGCGTTGCCCGGGATCACCCCGCCCCAGAAGCCGACGTCCACGTGCAGCTCCGCGTCCGTCGCCTCGAGCTTCCGCTTCAGCGCGTCGCGCGTGGTGGTGACGGGGATACAGTTGAGCGGCATGTCCACGAGGGTCGTGACGCCCCCCGAGGCCGCCGCCTGGGTCGCGGTGACGAACCCCTCCCACTCGGTCCGCCCCGGCTCGTTCACGTGCACGTGCGTGTCGACCAACCCGGCCATGAGCACGTGCGGCGCGTCCTCGACCGGCATGCCCTCGGGCGCCGCGTCGAACGGGCGCACCTCGGCGATCGTCTCGCCGTCGATCATCACGAGCGCCGGCCGCACCCCCTCGGGCGTGACCACCTGTTGGCTGCGGATCCCTCGCATCAGAGCCGCGACGCATACCACGTCCCGCGTTCCGCGGCGATGGCCGCCCCCCTACGCGACGCGCGCGCGGCGCGCCCGGCCGTCCGCGGCGTTCAGGAAACTGACGAGCTCGCGACGGAGCGCGTTGTAGCGTCCATACGCATCGCGCACGGACGGGTCCTCGCGGAGCGCTTCGTACAGCGCGAGCTCGGGCGCCTCGGGCAGGTCCTCGGGGGGCGGAAGCAAGAGGCCGAGCGCGCTCAGTCGCGCGGAGGCCGCCGCGACCAGAAGCGCCTCCACGGACCAGGCCCCTCGGTTCGCGTCACGGAGCCCCGCCACCACGCGCTCGGCGCCCGGCAGCCCCGCCACTTCAAGCATCGACCGACTCCAGGAACGCGTCGATGCTCGTCAGATACACGACGCCGGGCCCTCTCGCGCTCCGGGCGAGTTCCTTCTAAGCGCCTACGACGTGCTGGACTCAGAGCGCGGCGCAGACCTCGGCGAAGGTCGCGCTCGCCAGCCGGAGGGCCATGGCGTCGAGGCAGTCGAGCAGCGCGCGGGGGGCGTCCTTGCCCCGGTAGGAGAGGCCGAGGTGCTGTGCGCGGCGGTAGTGGCGCGCGCCCTCCTCGAGCGGGGCGAGCACGATCTCGCGCGGCTCGAACGAGTCGGCGGCGAGCTCCAGGATCAGGCCCGACGGGTCGAGGCGCGCGGAGCGCACGCGGACGGCGCCGAGGCCGAGGAGCGCGAGCAGCCCCTCGCTCGGCGCGCGCTTTCCCGTCGGGCGATCGAGCGGGCGCGGGGGAGCCTGCCCCGCCGCCGTCACCAGCTCGTTCTGGAGGGTGGCCAGCTCGTGGAAGGTCTCGCCGCGCTCGAGCTCGGTCATGTCCGCCGGGGTGCGCGAGACGAGGTCGTCGTAGTCGTCGAAGGTCTCGCGCGCGGGCCCGGGCCAGGCCTCGACCGCCGCCTCGCCGAGCACGGTGCCGGGCAGCGGCTGGTAGGTCGACCAGATGATCGAGCCGGGGCGGAGCTTCCGGAGCAGCGACACCGTGGAGTGGGCCTGAGCCCGGGTCTCGGTCGGGAGCATCGTCATCAACGACGCGCTCGTCGGCAGCCCGAGCTCGCGGCAGTCGGCGAAGAGCTGCTCGAGGCGCGCGTCGGAGGAGCGGCGGTCGAGCACGTCGCGGCGCAGCGCCTCGTCGCCCGCCTCGACGCCGCAATGGAAGAGGACACAGCCCGCCTCGGCGAGGAGCTCGAGCCGCGGACGCGTCGCCGCGTTCGGGTGCATCTCCACCTTGAAGGGCAGCCCCACGCGGCGTGGGTACGCGCGCGCGAACGCCTCGAGCCAGGCGAGGGGAATCGGGAAGTGCTCATCCCAGAACTCGAAGCCCTCCGGCGCGTAGCGGTCGCGCAGGTCGGCGAGCTCCTCGCAGAGAGCGGAGACGTCGCGCACGTTCTTCATGCGGGCGTCGCTGAGGCCGAGGACCTTGCCCCAGCGCGGGGCCGAGCAGTAGGCGCAGGTGAACGGGCAGCCGCGGCTCGCGCGGACCGGCAGGTAGCCGTCGACGTGCGGGCCGAAGGTGTTGATGCCGCGGCCCAGGAGCTCGCGGACGTCGCCGAAGATCTCGTAGTCCCAGCGCGGCAGGGCGTCGATGACCGGCTCGGGATCCGCGGCGGGCGGCGCGTCCGCGAAGCCGGCGTCGGCGCGGAGCCAGAGACCCGGGAGCGAGGCGTCGAGCGTGCCCGTGGACAGCCGATCCAGCAGCGCGGCGAGCGGTCGCTCGCCCTCCCCGATGCAGATCGCGTCGACGCGCGGAGAGAGGGCGACGTCGCGCGGCGCCATCGTCGCGTGGTAGCCGCCCACCACCACGAAGGCGTCGCTCTCGAGCTCACGCAGCAGCCCGGCCGCGCCCGGCCAGTCGCGGGTCATCGAGGAGATGGCGACGACGTCCGCCGCCTCCGCCTCGAGCCGCCGCGCCGCGTCGACTATCCGCTCCTCGCGGCCGACCTCGAGCGCGCTCGCCTCGTGCCCGGCCGCGCGCACCACCGCGGCGAGCTGCGCGACCGACGAGCTGAAGGGGCGCGGGGGATCGGTGAAGAAGACGAACGAGACCTTCATCGTGCCGCACGACGATGAAGGTCACGGGCCCCGGACGCCAGGGAATGCGCGCAGACGTTGAAACCGCGCGGCGTCGGATGCGGCGATAGCATCGCCCGGATGCGCGTCGCACTCCTCCCATTGCTCGCTCTCTCGATCACCCTGGGCTGCGGAGGCGACCCCGCCACCGACGCCGGCGTCAGGCCGCGCGACGCCGCGCGTGACGTCGCCGACGCCGACGCCGACGCCGACACGGACTCGGGCGCGCCGACGCTCTGTCCACCGGACGATCCCTGCGCGAGCGGTTGCACGCGCGCCGAGCTGTTCGTCGAAGCGGAGTCCTTCTACGGCTCCGACGACTGGCGGGTCACCGACGCACCGGACGCGCGCCTGGGGCGCAGCGTCACCCCACGCGGCAACGAGCTTCACTACTACCCCTTCACGGTGGCCACCCCGGGGCCACAACAGCTCTGCGCACGCATGCGCAGCGCAGCGGGCCGAGCTGCCGAGGTGCGGGTCGAGGTCGAGGGCTTCCGTGCGCGCTTGACCGGCACGGACGCCTCCGCGTGGACCTGGAGCTGCGTCGACGTGCACGTGCCCTTGCGCGACGTTTGGCTCGGCGTCCGGTACTGGGCGGGCGGCACCGAGCTCGACGCGTTCGCGCTGCTCCCGCCCGGCGAGCCGCCGCCGACCGGCGAGGGCGAGGCGGCGCCCGACGCGTGCGGCAACGACACCTGTCAGCAGGGCGAGAGCTGCGAGAGCTGCCCCGAGTGCTGCGAGGCGCGCTGCGGAGACGGTCGGTGCACGCGCCCCGACGAGGACCGGGGCACCTGCCCCGACGACTGTCGCGGCGGCGACGCGTGCACGCCGTACGACGGCGTGTGCCGCGACGGGGCCGACCTCGCCGCCCTCCCGGCCGGGCACTGGTGCGCGGTTCGCCAGAACGCGCGCACCGCCGAGAAGCGGCCGGCCGAGTACGACGACTTCGACGGCAGCACATCGGCGAGCTTCGAGAGCTATCAGCGCGTGCAGGGCTTCGACGCCCTGATCAGCGCCTGGAACGGTGGCGCCTTCGACCGGCGCCGGGATCGGCTGGTCCTCTTCGGCGGCGGCCACGACGACTACGGTGGCAACGAGCTGGTGGCCTTCTCGCTGACGACGCTGCGCTGGGAGCGCTTGTCGGACCCGACCCCCTTCCCCAACCGGCGGCCCGA
The Sandaracinaceae bacterium genome window above contains:
- the allB gene encoding allantoinase AllB encodes the protein MRGIRSQQVVTPEGVRPALVMIDGETIAEVRPFDAAPEGMPVEDAPHVLMAGLVDTHVHVNEPGRTEWEGFVTATQAAASGGVTTLVDMPLNCIPVTTTRDALKRKLEATDAELHVDVGFWGGVIPGNAEELTKLAKDGALGAKAFLCHSGIDDFPKADEATLREAMPRMKDAAIPLLAHAELELEADPTAAGVDPRKYDAWLGARPAAWEDAAIAMLIALCRETRCPVHVVHLSSASALPMIAAAKSEGLPLTVETCPHYLCLRAEDVPDGATEFKCAPPIREEANRARLWQGLLDGTIDFVVSDHSPCTPHLKVPEKGDFLEAWGGVASLSLGLSSVWTEARARGATITQIAEWLSARPARFAGVSDRKGRVAPGMDADLVAWDPEADREVTADSLRFKHRVSPYLGRTLSGRVERTWLRGRVVYDGQNVIGPHGRPQLHRTSSGGTA
- a CDS encoding radical SAM protein; this encodes MKVSFVFFTDPPRPFSSSVAQLAAVVRAAGHEASALEVGREERIVDAARRLEAEAADVVAISSMTRDWPGAAGLLRELESDAFVVVGGYHATMAPRDVALSPRVDAICIGEGERPLAALLDRLSTGTLDASLPGLWLRADAGFADAPPAADPEPVIDALPRWDYEIFGDVRELLGRGINTFGPHVDGYLPVRASRGCPFTCAYCSAPRWGKVLGLSDARMKNVRDVSALCEELADLRDRYAPEGFEFWDEHFPIPLAWLEAFARAYPRRVGLPFKVEMHPNAATRPRLELLAEAGCVLFHCGVEAGDEALRRDVLDRRSSDARLEQLFADCRELGLPTSASLMTMLPTETRAQAHSTVSLLRKLRPGSIIWSTYQPLPGTVLGEAAVEAWPGPARETFDDYDDLVSRTPADMTELERGETFHELATLQNELVTAAGQAPPRPLDRPTGKRAPSEGLLALLGLGAVRVRSARLDPSGLILELAADSFEPREIVLAPLEEGARHYRRAQHLGLSYRGKDAPRALLDCLDAMALRLASATFAEVCAAL